In Asterias rubens chromosome 15, eAstRub1.3, whole genome shotgun sequence, a genomic segment contains:
- the LOC117300285 gene encoding uncharacterized protein LOC117300285 has protein sequence MERNGGGVCREFLRGECNRGSSCKFSHVSPKEGEGGAAGDMKSGVCRDFLRNECDRGSRCIYEHPAGQKGTSKAVKFCHNFQNGRCRSQDCSYLHCSSEEEEYYKETGKLPPGLEDMVRNTSGNKVCKDFLNGKCFRPKCKFLHTDADRLGGGPPRKRPMPSWDSRDEFHPPPREERERMRSLVSMVHDLEDENVVLRHKLSRIHRQVLDLTDDNKVLLDENRRLRAQNPDALRAPPRRPEAAADVPSLDSYLRDRPPGAVPSRAAAAALAEGPPPRPRAPGYDADRLAAYNPEHPTPYEGRASDRYDYSYLTDDDYIDQGICRFFLTSECFSGSRCKFEHRRDLMDKKILWVCLPFLGNKCIYKDKCRFDHPERVKGLSLLARICCNYRGIKEGGICDDSQCQLFHFTKTEHRAYVRDKIIPERYRDHRWVQHKRPRKDDSGLVQYSSDDENFDGDTKRSDDNLRTDSRPQDRNERSRNQRERSRSPLHSTSGQSRREESPVAADHERRIKKLRKVAKDLRNELNDLWKDNKLLQRQLDDHKEFHQRDQELITDLMKSRDKLEEEVNALSGMKSQLTTQMTDLFGDNKVVVEENQRLRRLLQEAQSRPPTITHSQPPPVQQPLADQFRSSLNSSSYPQQSNFWTGHSAATTPQQQLCSNNFCIEAAGRHTHALSAGRGPATSAAGQHLLNRFPAGFFCVWVFLKPFKMSSEGKDYGDDVCRDFLRNVCNRGKSCKFKHPEDAEGSESRGGGNSHQRYAFCHDFQNRECVRGNCRFLHCSRAEEDYYKETGKLPPHLEEKVSRGYGVGGEELRSGNDDVPVCRDYQKGECNRGSKCKFRHMSRGDVDYEDRRRMRAFYDPYGDFEFDRIRRRPPFESRFGYLDFETGRSADDHYGARSAIRERMRSASRDTRDLEDENQVLLRKVEAMRKQISDLTAANEVLLEQNARLRASKVENTTNAILQAETHLVRSTATGVPLLSQGSVAVIQKNAGSQGASGVTAINLIGQQEGGLGDRSQATLIAPDMQTIPVSVSLQQEFQPVSISSVMTTQPSLPLPTSILTYPIVSHNIHTGLGR, from the exons ATGGAAAGAAATGGAGGAGGAGTTTGTCGGGAGTTCCTGAGGGGAGAATGCAATCGTGGCAGCTCATGCAAGTTTAGCCATGTGAGCCCTAAAGAGGGTGAGGGTGGTGCTGCCGGTGATATGAAAAGTGGGGTCTGTCGTGActtcttgagaaatgagtgCGATCGAGGCTCCCGATGCATCTACGAGCATCCTGCTGGACAAAAGGGAACCTCCAAGGCAGTCAAGTTCTGCCACAATTTCCAGAACGGTAGGTGCAGAAGTCAAGATTGCTCCTACCTCCACTGCTCctctgaagaagaagaatattaCAAGGAAACGGGAAAGCTCCCTCCTGGCCTTGAAGACATGGTCAGGAACACCAGCGGCAATAAAGTCTGCAAAGATTTCCTGAATGGGAAATGCTTCCGcccaaagtgtaagtttctccACACGGACGCAGACCGTCTTGGAGGAGGGCCCCCTCGGAAGCGGCCGATGCCGTCCTGGGATAGCCGTGATGAGTTCCACCCCCCACCTCGAGAGGAGCGGGAGAGGATGCGCAGTCTGGTGAGCATGGTCCACGATCTCGAAGATGAAAACGTCGTCCTGCGGCATAAACTCAGCCGTATTCATCGCCAGGTTCTGGATCTTACCGATGACAACAAAGTCCTTCTTGACGAGAACAGACGTCTGCGAGCTCAAAACCCTGATGCTCTGAGAGCTCCTCCACGTCGCCCTGAAGCAGCTGCAGACGTCCCATCACTCGACAGCTACCTTAGAGACCGACCCCCAGGTGCTGTACCTTCAcgagctgctgctgctgcactGGCTGAGGGCCCCCCACCAAGACCTAGGGCTCCTGGTTACGACGCCGACCGCCTGGCTGCTTATAATCCAGAACATCCAACACCATATGAGGGTCGTGCCTCCGATCGATACGACTACT CCTACCTGACTGATGATGATTACATTGATCAAGGCATTTGTCGTTTCTTCTTGACGAGCGAGTGTTTCAGTGGAAGCAGATGCAAGTTTGAGCACCGCAGAGACTTGATGGACAAGAAGATTTTGTGGGTTTGTCTTCCATTCCTTGGAAACAAGTGCATATACAAAGACAAATGTAGGTTTGACCACCCAGAAAGAGTTAAAGGGTTGTCTCTGCTGGCGAGAATCTGTTGTAACTACCGCGGAATCAAAGAGGGGGGTATATGCGATGATAGTCAATGTCAATTGTTTCATTTCACTAAAACAGAGCATAGAGCCTACGTTCGGGATAAAATAATCCCTGAGAGGTATAGAGACCACCGTTGGGTGCAGCACAAAAGACCTCGTAAAGATGACAGTGGTTTGGTTCAGTACAGCAGTGATGATGAGAACTTTGATGGTGACACGAAGAGAAGTGATGACAACTTGAGAACCGATTCAAGACCTCAGGATAGAAATGAGAGGTCTCGCAATCAGCGTGAACGGAGCAGGAGTCCACTCCATTCAACAAGTGGTCAAAGTCGCAGAGAAGAATCTCCAGTTGCTGCAGACCATGAGAGGCGCATAAAGAAGTTGAGAAAGGTGGCTAAAGATCTCCGCAACGAGTTAAACGACTTGTGGAAAGACAATAAGCTCTTACAGAGGCAGCTTGACGATCACAAGGAGTTTCACCAAAGAGACCAAGAACTGATCACAGACCTCATGAAATCAAGAGATAAACTTGAGGAAGAAGTTAACGCATTGAGTGGCATGAAATCCCAATTGACCACTCAAATGACTGACCTGTTTGGTGACAACAAAGTAGTTGTTGAAGAGAACCAGCGTTTAAGAAGACTACTGCAGGAAGCCCAGTCCCGGCCACCGACAATCACACACAGCCAGCCACCACCAGTTCAACAACCCCTCGCAGACCAATTTAGATCTTCACTTAACTCCTCTTCCTATCCCCAGCAGTCAA ATTTTTGGACAGGCCACTCCGCAGCAACCACTCCGCAGCAACAACTTTGCAGTAACAACTTTTGCATAGAGGCTGCCGGTAGACATACGCATGCACTGAGCGCCGGTCGTGGGCCAGCAACATCAGCAGCCGGGCA ACATTTACTTAACAGGTTTCCTGCAggctttttttgtgtgtgggtatttttaaaaccattcaagATGTCTTCTGAAGGAAAAGATTATGGTGATGATGTGTGTCGTGATTTCTTGCGTAATGTTTGTAATCGTGGGAAAAGTTGCAAGTTTAAGCATCCAGAGGATGCCGAGGGAAGTGAATCAAGAGGCGGAGGCAATAGCCATCAGAGGTATGCTTTTTGCCATGATTTCCAGAATAGGGAATGTGTCCGAGGTAATTGTCGTTTCCTGCACTGCTCCCGTGCTGAGGAAGACTATTACAAAGAAACAGGGAAGCTTCCACCCCATCTTGAAGAAAAGGTGTCTCGCGGTTACGGGGTAGGTGGTGAGGAGCTGCGGAGCGGAAATGATGATGTTCCCGTTTGCAGAGATTACCAAAAAGGCGAGTGTAACAGAGGAAGCAAGTGTAAGTTCCGCCACATGAGCCGTGGGGATGTTGACTATGAGGATCGTCGACGCATGCGTGCTTTCTATGACCCTTATGGCGATTTTGAGTTTGACCGCATACGTCGCAGGCCTCCGTTTGAAAGTCGTTTTGGCtatcttgatttcgagaccgggCGTTCTGCTGATGATCACTACGGAGCGAGGAGCGCAATCCGTGAGAGGATGCGAAGCGCAAGTCGTGACACCAGAGATTTGGAGGATGAAAATCAGGTCTTGCTGCGCAAGGTTGAGGCAATGCGCAAGCAAATCTCTGATCTGACCGCAGCGAATGAGGTCTTGCTTGAGCAGAATGCACGCTTGCGGGCATCAAAGGTTGAAAATACAACCAATGCTATTCTGCAAGCTGAGACACACCTGGTTCGCTCTACTGCGACAGGTGTACCCCTTCTCTCACAGGGAAGTGTTGCTGTTATCCAGAAGAATGCCGGTTCACAAGGTGCTTCAGGTGTCACAGCAATCAATCTTATTGGTCAGCAGGAGGGTGGACTTGGCGACAGGTCTCAGGCTACTTTGATTGCCCCTGATATGCAGACCATACCAGTGTCTGTGTCTCTGCAGCAGGAGTTTCAGCCGGTGTCCATATCCTCTGTTATGACCACCCAGCCATCCCTGCCCCTGCCAACCTCTATACTGACCTATCCAATTGTGTCACATAACATCCACACTGGGTTGGGTCGTTAA